In the Arachis hypogaea cultivar Tifrunner chromosome 20, arahy.Tifrunner.gnm2.J5K5, whole genome shotgun sequence genome, ATATTTTGGAGAGTTGGGGGTCTCTTTGATCATGCTAATCAAGATCCTtagtcaataaaaaaaaataaaaaaagaaagaataaaaaggaaATATTTCTGATTCCAGTCTAACATTATCAAAGTaaatcaattttttcaaaaagTAAGATGTTCAAATTGTTTTACTGGTGTGGTTCTTAAACCCTCATTGCCATTATGTAGAATACTTTTGTTTATTATTCTTGATGCAGAGCTAAACTTTCCTTATTCCCAGTTCAAATATGGAACAATTGTTTGGATGATCTGTGTTTGATAGAACTATGTTCAAGTATATTATCCTAAACTatcgaatatttataattttaggattaagGAATAATCAAAGGAGAAAGATTCAccaaatatttattatatgtaTTGCTAGGTCAAATAATGTAGTCCTATTGATGTGAGCCCATGTATGCAAACTAAAAGAATAATGCCCTGATAATATGCATTAGGTATATGATAAAACAGAAATCTGAATTTAgaaatcctaaattttattttatcaattagatGATTAATTGACTTCACATTACACTATAGATATTTTTTTCAATACCCTCTTCCATAAACGTAATGTCATTAGGATTCCATTATCATCCTCCATGCTTAAAATTGTCAAGGTTGTTTGTGAATATGCGTTGATTTAATCTTTTATTAGTTGTCTTTTTCCTATTCTGTTGATACAATTATTTtccatatattttttctaataatgtcAATGATTATTGCTAATATTCACATTTGATTGTTTTAGTGAGGCGAGAAGAAAGACGACTAGCCATAGTGAAAACTGCAAATGCCATTTGTCCAATTGTGTGGGATCACATAGTAAGCTAATTTCCACATTCCTCCAAATTGGTTGATTTATTATTGTCATTCGAACTGATAATATTTTATGATGCAGCCAATTATCAACTTGGATTTGTGGGAGGTAtaatctctctttctctctatcaCAACAAAACTTGTGGTCATGAGGATGTACATACAATTACATCGCAGGAACCTTTATGTTTATCATTACTAACTGAAAATACTTTCTTCCCTTTTGTACAGCATGCTTATTATCTGGATTATAAGGTATGTTCATCATGGATTATCACTTAGTTTCCAGGAGAATATTAACTGAACAATTCTGATGCGATTTTTTGGACAGAATGACAGGGTAAGGTATGTGAATGTATTTCTTGACCACCTTGTATCTTGGGATGCTGCATCAATGCACTTGACACGGGCAGAGGCTTTTGTGAATTTAGGGGAGCCTAAAATCCCTGTTGCATGAACTGCTGAAATGGTATATGTGATCCTCACTACAAGGGATTCACCGTGTTCATGATCATGATCGCCCCGTGTGTTTTTTTGCAGTTGTCGATTTTTGCAATTTTAAGTCTACGATTAATGACAACTTGACATATCGGGGTGTATGCGACTTAGAACAGTATAAAAGGGTTTAGGCTACCATTCTATTTGTATGCATGTAATATcttctacatatatatatatatatatatatatatatatataagagtaaaTACTTAACCTGGTTGCTGGCCATCTTATTTCTTAAATTGCTGCACGATCATAAATTTGTTCATCCACCCCATAACTTTCTCAGTCTTCGGAATATGTTGAAATTAAGGAGATTGGAGAGGTAGTTTGTCTAATTTGTGTCTATAATAtgaattatgaagagttaattttGTATATTAACGAAAAATCTGAGTAGttgaaattagtaataattaACATGTGTTTTAATGTTTCCATAGATATTTATTGTAACTTTAAAAGTAAGGTTTTATTTAATTCTTTGTTAAAAATACGGTTACATGTTTTGTCTGGTAGAAATGTTCTAAATTTTGTTTGGTAAACGATAATGTAAAATAttcataaattgataaaaaaaatggcCACAGCACGAGTATTATTGGCTGAACCAATACTACCTAATGTATCATGCGGGCTCTGATGTCATGGCTTTGGTTCAATTTGCCacttgaaaataatataattcacacAATCATTAAGAATTAGGATATAACATATATGAGGAGTGCTATGGAGCCAGCAGAATTTGTAATgtgtagccatcaattagccatcatcaatatttttaatggtgtgagatgacATCTAATGGTTAAGTGCTGGTCAAATTTCAATAGAAGTGCTGACCTTCTAGACTTTTCCAACATATATAGTACAAAAACAAAGCAATACCTAGAGCATTCCTCTCCACACTACACTCATGACTATTGCTTTACTTGGAATTGTCATTGGAAACTTGCAAAATTTTGTCTAAAATGAGCTTGCAACAATTTGGGGGGTTGAATCACATACCGTAAAGCTATCTAGTAACCTCAGTTCAATCCATGCAGTGCTTCAAGATGCTGAAGAGAAACAAATTACAGAGCGTGCTGTGAAGCTTTGGCTGCAGAAGCTTTCAAATGCAGCATATGTATTTGATGATATCTTAGATGAATGTTCAATAAAATCCAACCGTCTAGTGCTTAAGGCACATGTTATGTACTTTGCCCGTTTTGTTCATAAAATTCATGTTTGTTGttcataattttattcataattttgtttatatttgttcATAAACACTGTGATAATTCTGTTGATGAGTAGTTTTGTCAACACTGTGATAAAAGCTTGTAAactgagttaatttttttttggtaagtgctgtgatatttaattaaatcggttaaATTTCGATTGAACTCTAGTTGAACCAGTAAATTGTTGAATCAGTGACTttaccggtttattgaccggttTGGTTCTCAACCTTTGTAATTACTCTTGGTTGTTATCTAGTACCCAGACCCAAGTCTCAACCTTAGGTTGCTGCACTGCTGTGACTTCATCTTCTCCCCTTTTCCTTTGCCAACTTCGCTGCTCCGTTCAACTTCTGCGCCGCCGCTGTCCTGCATTGCTACTCCACGTCTCTGCTCTTCTCTTCGCCGGCATCTCTCACCTCTCTGGCCATTTCTCCCCTGTCCCTGGTAAGATTCACTGCTGTCTCCTTTTCTGGTTGGATTTTGGCATTTTActttattaatttgatttcatgataattaataattagtttctGATAAagtaatttttcatattttaaaatcctattttttccccatgaatttgattttgattttttgatgTTGGTGGCTGTTGTTTTTGTTAATAAATGCGGTTCTAATTTTGTTGGCTATTCTGTTTACAGATATATGATTGTATTTCCAATTTTTCACCATATCTCCCTTTCTGCCATGTTGTGTTCATGCCATTCCTCCTGTGCAATACAAGAAACTCCCATGACTGTGTAGTGTGTGGTTTATCATTAATTAGAAGAGGCTCTATTTTGCTTTTTTTGTTGTTTATCATTAATTAGTGACCTTTTAAGTTATGTGGGTTTAGTTAAGAACTTTGATGGGATGAACTTGAATGTGAAATTTTAGGAATGAAATAGACAAAATATTACTTGGGAATGTgtaattttgaattatattgttATTGAATCATTGAATTTAGATATCTAGCAATTAATATTGATATATTTTAAagagttttattttatatttaattaaattggttcGATGACAGTTCACATGGTTGGACCATTGAACCTTTGAACCAGTCACTTGACCAGTTTACTGACCGATTTAGTTCTTGCAACCTTGGGCAGAACCATATTGATATGCTGTGTGTGTAAATTGCTAGGCAACAAAGTAGTAATGACTTCTTGTTACTTCAACCCTCTGCATGCTACTTGTCATCTCACTTCTACAGGCTTATCTACAAAGTTCAAGATTCCGAAGCTTCACATGGTAAATTTCTTGGGCTAATACTTTATTGTCATCCTTATTATTAATTTCTCCCTTTAAAATTACTTTAATCACCCAGTATAGCATGTGTTCACACATTAATTGTCAACATCTAGTTTCAGGTAGCATATTTATCGTTTGATCGATGTTTGAAGTTACACCACATGAACCATAATCACCTTTGATTGAAAAGGTGTTTCAGATTATCCACATGAACATGCTTAAACTATTAATCATTTTCTACAAAAATAGAAGGTTAAGAAACTACCATTTTGTGTTCCCCCAAAAGATTCATTTTTTGACAAAATAGTCTCTGGAAAAAAAAAATGCCCTTTTGACCCTCCAAAGATGATCTTAATTTTACAAAATGTACTATTTTTTCCTAACCAATTCATGCATTtgatccaatttttgtaaaaatatttgcataattatttaaaaagtatatatagaaaaattgaggtaacatactaaaatttcatttttgtaccctttttaaatttcattttaaatGTTTTGCCATTCACATAATAGAAATCGtataattaaatcaatttaacGTAAAATAACCAAATTTGGAGAATCGAAATATATCATTTTTCTTTCTAAGTAAACTTGAAAAACTCTGTCGGAATTTGATCTTTAGAGCCTTTTTAGAGCATGTCTCTTCATATTTGGTGCATTTTGTTCGATAGAGATGATCCTTGAGGGGCCAAGATGTCATTTCCTTCTTTCTGGGTCCATTTTGGAAAGAACTGAAACTTTTGGGGACCAAAATGGCAGTTTAGTCTCTccgttttattttttgaataagtggTTGACACTTGACATTCAAAATGAATGAAGCAAACTTACAAGCTACCCAAGAAAAGCCTTTAAATACAAAGACTAAAGAAACAAGTGAAAGTAATTAAATTACCAAGCACCCACCAATTTATAATAAAATGAAGTCAGTTTTATCTAGtttgtatcttattatataacCTTCATTAATAAAACCCAGTATAAAACCTAATAATGGAAAAATAGCACACTTCCTACATAATTTTAACGGTAGATAAACCAAAAAACCATATATTTTTCCTATCCTTGTAAACTTTGGTAAGATTTCTTCTTAAGCCTGCGGAATCGCCTAGAGATTCTCAAAAATGCAAATCTCAAACAATAAACATGATCAACAGAATCACCCAAGGCCTAAATTCATCTTATCCGAAGTCTTGCCAAGTAGGACTTACTGCATACTTTCTGTTGATATTGTTTGGTTTCCAGTCATGGAATTCATGTAAATATAACTTTTTTGTGTGGCTTTGTATTATTGTTGGCTGCTTGTTGACTATGTATTTTCAAATCTCTATATTTTCTTGTGTGAAATGGGATAGGTTGATGATAACTTGTAGACACTATTGGGTAATATCATTCCTTAGTATAGAAAACTATAAATTGTTAGTGAAGGCTTACGAATATTGTATACTTGGGCAAGCTAAATAGGTATTGGCAATTGCCAAATACTTCTTTTGTATTAATGAAATTGATTTCATGTCATTTCTGATTCCACATGAAGAGCCTCTTTAGTAAGGCAACTTCCTTACCGATTTGTGCTGATATCTTCCCTTTTAATTGTATTTAAGCAGAAAAAGAGGTGTCAAGTCTCTTCAAGATCTTCGAAAGTAACTGCATTTTATGGCTTGAGGACCCCTCCTTATGAACATGTAAGTGAATCACTTAGTTACTGGATTTCATGTTTCTATATGAAGATAAATAGGATTTTGGTGCAACATTTaccaaaaaactaaaaactagaatttCGCCACATGTTATACAATAATGAAGATCTCATAATTACacgaaaaagaattaaaaatcccAGAAACCTTTGTGGCTCTTAGAAATTGGAagcttttaaaacatttttcttcatTTCAAATTACAAATTTGAGTCTTGAACTTgtattttttctaagttttgttTGTTTGTCTTATACTTTTGCACTGCTTCATGCTCTTATAGGATGCAGTAAAGCCGTATATGAGTAAGAAGACAATTGACATGCATTGGGGAGAACATCATCATACTTTTATAGAATGTTTGAACAAACAGCTGGAGAAGGATGATATACTATACGGTTACACCTTGGATGAACTAGTCAAAGTGACGTACAACAATGGCAATCCCTTACCTGAATTCAAAAATGCTGCTGAGGTACTGATTAAATTGGTGTCATTTACTCCAAAAAATTTCCTTAACTTATATTTATCCATAAAAGGAAagaaatttaagaaaattaaaaagatctaATACGAAGTAGCTTTGATAATATACTACATATACAAATGGGAGCATCCCTAAGTAATTTACTAGCACTTTCAGAAACACCGACAGTTTCAGTTTGGAGCTACATAGGTCATAAAGGGACTTCATTCTTCATTCTTCAATACTGGGATGATGTATATATCTCCACAAAGAGTAAATACTTAACCTGGTTGCTGACCATCTTATTTCTTAAATTGCTGCACGATCATGAATTTGTTCATCCACCCCGTAACTTTCTCTCTCTTCGGAATATGTTGAAATTAAGGAGATTGGAGAGGTAGTTTGTCTAATTTGTGTCTATAATAtgaattatgaagagttaattttGTATATTAACGAAAAATCTGAGTAGttgaaattagtaataattaACATGTGTTTTAATGTTTCCATAGATATTTATTGTAACCTTAAAAGTAAGGTTTTATTTAATTCTTTGTTAAAAATACGGTTACATGTTTTGTCTGGTAGAAATGTTCTAAATTTTGTTTGGTAAACGATAAtgtaaaatattcttaaattgataaaaaaaaatgaccACAGCACGAGTATTATTGGCTGAACCAACACTACCTAATGTATCATGCGGGCTCTGATGTCATGGCTTTGGTTCAACTTGCCacttgaaaataatataattcacacAATCATTAAGAATTAGCATATAACATATATAgcacaaaaacaaagaaatacCTCTTGAGCATTCCTCCCCACACTACACTCATGGCTACTGCTTTACTTGGAATTGTCATTGGAAACTTGCAGAATTTTGTCCAGAATGAGCTTGCAACAATTTGGGGGGTTGAATCACATACCGTAAAGCTATCTAGTAACCTCAGTTTAATCCATGCAGTGCTCCAAGATGTTGAAAAGAAACAAATTACAGAGCGTGCTGTGAAGCTTTGGCTGCAGAAGCTTTTAGATGCAGCATATGTGTTTGATGATATCTTAGATGAATGTTCAATAAAATCCAACCGTCTAGTGCTTAAGGCACATGTTATGTACTTTGCCCGTTTTCATCCCAGGATCATTCTGTTTCATCGTGACATTGGTAGGAGGAT is a window encoding:
- the LOC112786678 gene encoding putative disease resistance protein RGA3 isoform X3, producing the protein MTSCYFNPLHATCHLTSTGLSTKFKIPKLHMQKKRCQVSSRSSKVTAFYGLRTPPYEHDAVKPYMSKKTIDMHWGEHHHTFIECLNKQLEKDDILYGYTLDELVKVTYNNGNPLPEFKNAAENFVQNELATIWGVESHTVKLSSNLSLIHAVLQDVEKKQITERAVKLWLQKLLDAAYVFDDILDECSIKSNRLVLKAHVMYFARFHPRIILFHRDIGRRMKEITKRFHEIDEERRKFELHAGVAERQQEDDQWRQTCSVRTEQHMYGRDQDRDEILKFLLSHSGNTDELSVYPIVGIGGLGKTTLAQWIFNDDCVIKHFDLRIWNQCKRKFKRCYSARGIYLF
- the LOC112786678 gene encoding putative disease resistance protein RGA3 isoform X4 translates to MTSCYFNPLHATCHLTSTGLSTKFKIPKLHMKKRCQVSSRSSKVTAFYGLRTPPYEHDAVKPYMSKKTIDMHWGEHHHTFIECLNKQLEKDDILYGYTLDELVKVTYNNGNPLPEFKNAAENFVQNELATIWGVESHTVKLSSNLSLIHAVLQDVEKKQITERAVKLWLQKLLDAAYVFDDILDECSIKSNRLVLKAHVMYFARFHPRIILFHRDIGRRMKEITKRFHEIDEERRKFELHAGVAERQQEDDQWRQTCSVRTEQHMYGRDQDRDEILKFLLSHSGNTDELSVYPIVGIGGLGKTTLAQWIFNDDCVIKHFDLRIWNQCKRKFKRCYSARGIYLF